The Dromaius novaehollandiae isolate bDroNov1 chromosome 4, bDroNov1.hap1, whole genome shotgun sequence genome contains the following window.
CACACTGTGCCAGGACCTGCCGAGGCGCCTGCGGcaccggccccacagcagccagcggccagcccggccccgccgccagctcagcacagaggggagtgcgAGCCCCTTCAtggggaaagagagcaggcagcagggaaaccagCCCGCGCGGCAGAGCACCACCGCCAGCCCTCGCCCCGGCCTGAGTGTCCCTgggctctgccgccgcagccctcggGGCGCACGAGCCACAGCCACGCCACGCAGGGAACAAACCTTCTCCCAGGACaggcggggagagctgcccagctgccagctcagctcctggctcaggcCCACGGTCCAGGCCTCGCTCGCAATGAGCTCCAGAGAGGTTTGCAGGAACTAGGGCAGAGTGGGAGATGAAGCAAATgcccccctgcccttggccggGGCCTTTTGCTCATCCAAGTGGCCCTGGAGACTGCCGGGCAGAGCTCCCCCTCGCGACAGCCTGTCTCCTCACCCGCCCCTCTTGCAACCTGCCTCTCGCTCTTCCCCTAATGCGCCACTCGAGGCCCCTGGGCTCGGTACACGCCAGAAGCAGGCGGTGCCACGGCATGGGGCCACGCTGGaggcctctgccccagccttcagctgcatttgtgctcagctgtgcaccacgtgcccagagcagctcctctgagcgGGCAGCACCCACAGCTGGGGCAGGCGCCGGGGGCTCGGGACGTGCCCGCACCGCTCGGTGCCCAAACAGGGAGCCCCCAGGTTGCTCCCACCACTTTTCCTGGCCCCCGTTTACCCTGTCCAGCAAGGGCCCCCACAGGGACgctgtaccttcagcagaagGCTCTCCCACTCGGCCACGTCCAGGGAGCTCGCTGTTGTTCCTGCAAAGCCCGAGGAAGCAAAGCCCTCGCTGTTATCCCAGCGAGCACCACGGCAGAGCCCGGGTGTCTCCTTTGCAGTCTGATGCCCCAAAGCCTCAGGCCACCAGGCTGACAAGCGCCCGCAAACCCGGCAccgttccctgctgccaggccggggagctgagggcattttgctgccccctccgcccccagcctctccctcccgccagcactttacctgccaggtgctgcagcagcagggggatGTCTGCGGCCCACTTCGCCCCCACGGCTCCGTGGATCGTGCTGGGgagcgcctgcagcagctgcagggccgcgGCTCCACGGCCACCGCCCGCGTGTGGAGCCACTGCCGCCACCAcctaggccagggcaggagagagatgggctcgctcctgccccaggagctgtggctaccctgcaggcaggcaggtcagcactgccccggcttgcagcaggcagccagtggctttgcccagggactgccgtgccacaggaggagcaggagcccctgacaGGCACCCTGCGAcacgctcctgcctcctcccggggcacccggcaccggcctcAGCACCgtctctcctgccctctgcccttgccccagccacaaaagttctttccccggggccccgctactcaccagcaggcgagccagcagggcctggggagctggcagagcggctgtgggcagaaagaaaggctgcgtgagacgcccagccccaccgggccctgcccgccccatgTCCCAAGCCCTCACGCGGGGCTGAAGGGGACCCCGGCCGCGCCACCTCCGCACAGTCCCTG
Protein-coding sequences here:
- the LOC135328212 gene encoding maestro heat-like repeat-containing protein family member 2B, coding for CRCLRSLTERRDRAEQEQEEAAPEALESEEPAALPAPQALLARLLVVAAVAPHAGGGRGAAALQLLQALPSTIHGAVGAKWAADIPLLLQHLAGTTASSLDVAEWESLLLKFLQTSLELIASEAWTVGLSQELSWQLGSSPRLSWEKRFLYKALGTALAACGCLHHVQEQTLEHLKAANFLELWQAQGMVSVVSRCAESHFQLALSLV